The Acanthochromis polyacanthus isolate Apoly-LR-REF ecotype Palm Island chromosome 17, KAUST_Apoly_ChrSc, whole genome shotgun sequence genome has a window encoding:
- the LOC127530562 gene encoding uncharacterized protein LOC127530562, translated as MPQATGGSLPFDIHYKSGQLNVEADGLSRRPQGNPPEDEESVELDKKISSLMDCASLSSEQFHVFEGEAVDTLCMCHGVKVLAISDESTEDNCEIPAIETILCSESAVPDNLDEPPQWPGHPTLPGMSTFDWQQLQREDENLARVKEILICDLDSDTIDKQLEQPEVVLFLRERSKLVLVDDVLYRKIFNQRGEAFLQIVVPSCLRERAFQGVRDEMGHMGIERSLELARARFYCPKMAQYVEEKCKTCERCVRRKSRAQWAAKLVNIQVSGPLELICIDFLSLEPDSRDTRNILVITDHFTKYAQAYPTRDQTAKTVALKISSATMTFLAEYTVIRVRVLSQS; from the coding sequence ATGCCACAAGCCACAGGTGGCTCGCTGCCCTTTGATATCCACTACAAATCCGGCCAGCTTAATGTGGAGGCAGATGGATTGTCACGGCGTCCTCAGGGGAACCCACCCGAGGATGAGGAATCAGTGGAGTTGGACAAAAAGATATCTAGTCTCATGGACTGTGCTAGCCTGTCTTCTGAGCAGTTCCATGTCTTTGAGGGAGAGGCAGTGGACACTCTGTGTATGTGTCATGGTGTGAAAGTACTTGCAATCTCAGATGAGAGCACAGAGGATAACTGTGAAATACCTGCCATTGAAACCATCCTGTGCAGTGAAAGTGCTGTCCCTGATAACCTGGATGAGCCACCCCAATGGCCAGGTCACCCAACACTCCCAGGGATGTCTACGTTTGACTGGCAGCAGTTACAGAGAGAGGATGAAAATTTGGCTCGTGTCAAAGAAATTTTAATCTGTGATCTGGACAGTGACACAATAGACAAGCAACTCGAACAGCCAGAGGTGGTACTATTCCTCCGTGAGAGGTCAAAACTGGTCCTTGTGGATGACGTTCTCTACCGCAAGATTTTTAATCAGAGAGGTGAAGCTTTCCTTCAAATTGTAGTGCCTAGTTGTCTTAGAGAGCGAGCTTTCCAAGGTGTTCGTGATGAAATGGGGCATATGGGCATTGAGAGGAGCTTGGAACTAGCCAGAGCTAGATTTTACTGTCCGAAGATGGCTCAGTATGTtgaggaaaaatgcaaaacttgTGAGAGGTGTGTGAGAAGAAAATCCAGAGCACAATGGGCAGCTAAACtagttaatatccaggttagtGGGCCCCTTGAACTCATTTGTATCGATTTTCTGTCCCTAGAACCGGACTCCAGGGACACCCGAAACATTCTGGTCATAACTGACCATTTTACTAAATATGCCCAAGCATATCCGACAAGAGATCAGACGGCCAAGACTGTCGCATTGAAAATTTCATCAGCCACTATGACTTTCCTCGCAGAATACACAGTGATCAGGGTGCGTGTTTTGAGTCAGAGCTAG